In Shouchella patagoniensis, the following are encoded in one genomic region:
- a CDS encoding amidohydrolase family protein produces the protein MTRLYKAGQVYTNGQFVKEQGIVVENGQIKEVGPTKALQEKYSGVEEIDWQNKAIVPGTINAHNHSFQSLLRGIAVDRPFLEWRDKALYKYTPLLDEEAIYTGALFAFGEMLKYGATTVSDFFYVHNNGTKTDEAVIQAANDLGIRLVMARTMYDWDGAPNSYRESVEEATKRTRDLAIKYQGNKMVDIHPAPHSPHAASPEMIQAGHRLAKELGTPFHIHVSEEMFEVDEILAKYGKRPVHYLDSLGVVDESMIAIHLVWLDQSEIKLLGEKRAALAYCPSSNMFLSDGISNIPDLVNAGVRVTLGSDGACSNNRISVFEEMRMCSLLQKVSKLDGTCITANQVFDMGTKVGAELLQLNTGDLSAGKEADFVSLDLDDLSLSPKQELFANVVYSMQPNAIKDVVVNGKMAVASGSLKTVSEKSIVSKVDALIEKWHATKV, from the coding sequence ATGACGCGTTTATATAAAGCTGGTCAGGTTTATACAAATGGACAATTTGTTAAGGAACAAGGGATTGTTGTGGAAAATGGACAGATAAAAGAAGTGGGTCCAACAAAAGCGCTCCAAGAAAAGTATAGTGGTGTAGAAGAGATTGATTGGCAAAATAAAGCGATTGTGCCAGGCACAATTAACGCCCATAATCACTCGTTTCAAAGCTTACTTCGAGGAATCGCAGTTGATAGACCTTTTTTGGAATGGCGTGATAAAGCTTTATACAAATACACACCATTACTCGATGAAGAAGCGATTTATACTGGTGCGTTATTTGCTTTTGGTGAGATGCTAAAGTATGGAGCAACGACGGTCAGCGACTTTTTCTATGTGCATAATAACGGGACGAAAACGGATGAAGCAGTTATTCAAGCCGCAAATGACCTTGGTATTCGCCTCGTTATGGCTCGAACGATGTACGATTGGGATGGTGCGCCAAATAGCTACCGAGAATCGGTTGAAGAGGCAACAAAAAGGACAAGAGATTTAGCTATTAAGTATCAAGGAAATAAGATGGTCGATATTCATCCAGCACCCCATAGCCCTCATGCAGCATCACCTGAAATGATCCAAGCGGGTCATCGTCTTGCAAAAGAACTTGGCACGCCGTTCCATATTCATGTGTCAGAGGAAATGTTTGAGGTTGATGAAATTCTTGCTAAATATGGAAAACGCCCAGTTCATTATCTTGATTCATTAGGTGTGGTTGATGAAAGTATGATTGCCATTCATCTTGTGTGGCTCGACCAATCGGAAATTAAGCTTCTTGGAGAAAAAAGGGCGGCGCTCGCATATTGTCCATCAAGCAATATGTTTTTATCAGACGGTATATCAAATATTCCAGACCTTGTAAACGCAGGGGTCCGCGTAACTCTAGGAAGTGATGGAGCTTGCAGCAACAACCGTATTAGTGTTTTTGAAGAGATGCGAATGTGTTCATTGCTTCAAAAAGTTTCAAAGCTAGACGGGACTTGCATTACCGCCAATCAAGTGTTTGATATGGGCACGAAGGTGGGAGCGGAGTTGTTGCAGTTAAATACTGGTGATTTAAGTGCAGGGAAGGAAGCTGACTTTGTCTCCCTTGATCTTGATGACTTGTCACTATCGCCTAAGCAGGAACTGTTTGCAAACGTCGTTTACTCGATGCAACCTAATGCAATAAAAGATGTTGTAGTAAATGGAAAAATGGCTGTTGCGTCAGGATCATTGAAGACCGTGTCAGAGAAATCGATTGTGAGCAAAGTTGATGCTTTGATTGAGAAATGGCATGCAACAAAGGTATAG
- a CDS encoding DUF2179 domain-containing protein: MLIQPLIILGAQLLYVPLVVLRTLMMVKGEKEKSALFATLEGGVHVVALGIVFSDLSNYWSMAAYAIGFGAGMYLGALIEERLAIGYVSLQVNTLENNKTLINRLREVGFSVSVVAVEGIDSLRYRLDCTARRDRENEFMEIIGKYEPNAFVVSFEPRSFKGGYVVKGMRKQREKFLKRKAKEKKP; this comes from the coding sequence ATGCTTATACAACCATTAATTATACTAGGCGCACAGCTTTTATATGTCCCCTTAGTTGTGTTACGCACACTTATGATGGTAAAAGGTGAGAAAGAAAAGTCGGCACTATTTGCAACGTTAGAAGGCGGCGTTCATGTAGTCGCTCTTGGAATCGTATTTAGTGACTTAAGCAACTACTGGAGCATGGCCGCTTACGCAATCGGTTTTGGCGCTGGAATGTACCTTGGTGCACTCATTGAAGAACGTTTGGCCATTGGTTACGTATCCTTACAAGTCAACACATTGGAAAACAACAAGACGCTAATTAATCGCTTACGGGAAGTAGGATTCAGTGTTTCCGTAGTTGCGGTAGAAGGCATTGACTCCCTCCGCTACCGACTCGACTGCACCGCCCGCAGAGATCGTGAAAATGAGTTTATGGAAATAATCGGTAAATATGAACCAAACGCCTTTGTTGTTTCCTTTGAGCCACGGAGTTTTAAAGGTGGCTATGTTGTAAAAGGCATGAGGAAGCAACGGGAGAAATTCTTAAAACGGAAAGCAAAGGAAAAGAAACCTTAA
- a CDS encoding DUF2179 domain-containing protein produces the protein MLMQPLLILGAQLLYVPLVVLRTLMMVKGEKEKSALFATFEGGVHVVALGIVFSDLSNYWNMAAYAIGFGLGMYIGAIVEEKLAIGYVSIQVNTSIQHKPLLEELRKSGFSVCATPVEGIHSLRYQLACTARRDREHEFIRIVNAYDSEAFVVSFEPRNFKGGYIVKRKKQRGKWLLKKERNETYT, from the coding sequence ATGCTTATGCAACCACTACTTATTTTAGGAGCCCAACTTCTCTACGTCCCATTAGTTGTCTTGCGCACTCTTATGATGGTAAAAGGCGAAAAAGAAAAATCAGCTCTATTCGCTACGTTTGAAGGGGGCGTTCATGTTGTAGCACTTGGAATCGTCTTCAGTGATTTATCTAATTATTGGAATATGGCAGCTTATGCGATTGGCTTTGGATTAGGCATGTACATTGGTGCGATTGTGGAAGAAAAATTGGCAATTGGCTACGTCTCCATTCAAGTGAATACGTCAATTCAACATAAGCCACTTCTAGAAGAACTGCGGAAATCTGGCTTCAGCGTATGTGCTACACCGGTTGAGGGTATTCACTCTTTACGTTATCAACTAGCTTGTACCGCAAGGAGGGATAGGGAACACGAGTTTATTCGCATTGTTAATGCCTATGATTCAGAAGCATTTGTAGTTTCCTTTGAGCCGCGAAATTTCAAAGGAGGCTATATTGTTAAACGCAAAAAACAAAGAGGCAAATGGTTATTAAAAAAGGAACGGAACGAAACCTATACTTAA